From the Bombus vancouverensis nearcticus chromosome 3, iyBomVanc1_principal, whole genome shotgun sequence genome, one window contains:
- the LOC143302518 gene encoding uncharacterized protein LOC143302518 encodes MRRPTHSFHMRSICKNTNIILSKMNRLVIVLTLIKIAYGLVGYDCNGNHLNVTTISLNSIGDCSIQPTMTETQDIYIQLLQLSEFEFTNVRQCKVQITRIVYYCGMHSHTSAVHNGFAEYLHETTDQQCARMHQDGTFSLGPQNLIVGLKDNATETRSLVLAGKLTDDGSCQGTQYVDPYGSWEKVVVQATVRISLKSPVVPVRIEANKILLKSGTVCTFSEGNCLDAEDGYTYWQPQPPSPCKFDQYDVLYEGIATKIQEIKTNRESAQPVYALTTQEVTFALTKTGEQPLCGYTLLSTEHPK; translated from the exons atgagacgacccacccactcatttcatatgcggagtatctgcaagaacacgaatatcatactgtc gaagatgaatcgcctggtcatcgtacttaccctcatcaaaatagcatacggcctggtaggatatgactgcaatggcaaccacctcaacgttaccactatctctctaaactccatcggggactgcagcatacagcctacaatgactgaaacccaagatatttatatacaactacttcaactctcagaatttgaatttaccaacgtaaggcaatgcaaggtgcaaataactcgaattgtatattactgtggcatgcactctcacacgtcggcagtgcataacggattcgctgaatacctccatgaaacaaccgaccaacaatgtgcaaggatgcaccaagacggcacgttttcactcggaccacaaaaccttatagttggcctaaaagataatgcaacagaaacaaggtcgcttgtcctagccggcaagctaacagacgacggcagctgccagggaacacagtatgtagacccatacgggagctgggaaaaggtcgtcgtacaagcaacagtaaggataagtttaaaatcaccagttgtgccagtacggatcgaggcgaacaaaattctactgaaatcaggaacagtatgtacctttagcgaaggaaactgtctagacgctgaagacggatacacttattggcaaccacaaccaccctcaccatgcaaatttgatcagtacgatgtgctatatgaaggaattgctacaaagatccaggaaataaaaaccaatagagagtcagcacaaccagtttacgcactaacaacgcaagaagtaacatttgcactgactaaaaccggagaacagccactgtgtggatataccctactatccaccgaacaccccaaatag
- the LOC143302524 gene encoding uncharacterized protein LOC143302524 has protein sequence MFAESFPSEVPFQTSLPKRKRDSEEPLGDSGGPIKRMRPCDKPRVSEWLEELFNIGAEAVSKLGFDDLVTFDENFFDAETVVLEREPPLVEIVDTDRCVKVRFANEIPEEVLEAHLRHHASGRKGISPVVRYWCMREFSELYPGAPCFDFDLV, from the exons atgtttgcggagtcgtttccatcagaggttcctttccagacttccctg cccaagcgaaagagggattccgaagaacccttgggcgactcgggaggaccaatcaaacgcatgcggccctgtgataaaccacgagtatcagagtggttggaggaactattcaacattggtgccgaggccgtgtcgaaattgggctttgacgatttggttactttcgacgagaatttcttcgatgcagagaccgtcgtattggagagggaaccccctctggttgaaatcgttgataccgatcgttgcgtgaaagttcgttttgcgaatgaaattcccgaagaggttttggaggcacatcttcgtcaccatgcttctgggagaaagggaatttcccctgttgtgcgctattggtgtatgcgtgagttcagcgaactttatcccggagctccttgcttcgattttgatttagtgtag
- the LOC143302519 gene encoding uncharacterized protein LOC143302519 produces MRRPTHSFHMRSICKNTNIILSKMNRLVIVLTLIKIAYGLVGYDCNGNHLNVTTISLNSIGDCSIQPTMTETQDIYIQLLQLSEFEFTNVRQCKVQITRIVYYCGMHFHTSAVHNGFAEYLHETTDQQCARMHQDGTFSLGPQNLIVGLKDNATETRSLVLAGKLTDDGSCQGTQYVDPYGSWEKVVVQATVRISLKSAVVPVRIEANKILLKSGTVCTFSEGNCLDAEDGYTYWQPQPPSPCKFDQYDVLYEGIATKIQEIKTNRESAQPVYALTTQEVTFALTKTGEQPLCGYTLLSTEHPK; encoded by the exons atgagacgacccacccactcatttcatatgcggagtatctgcaagaacacgaatatcatactgtc gaagatgaatcgcctggtcatcgtacttaccctcatcaaaatagcatacggcctggtaggatatgactgcaatggcaaccacctcaacgttaccactatctctctaaactccatcggggactgcagcatacagcctacaatgactgaaacccaagatatttatatacaactacttcaactctcagaatttgaatttaccaacgtaaggcaatgcaaggtgcaaataactcgaattgtatattactgtggcatgcactttcacacgtcggcagtgcataacggattcgccgaatacctccatgaaacaaccgaccaacaatgtgcaaggatgcaccaagacggcacattttcactcggaccacaaaaccttatagttggcctaaaagataatgcaacagaaacaaggtcgcttgtcctagccggcaagctaacagacgacggcagctgccagggaacacagtatgtagacccatacgggagctgggaaaaggtcgtcgtacaagcaacagtaaggataagtttaaaatcagcagttgtgccagtacggatcgaggcgaacaaaattctactgaaatcaggaacagtatgtacctttagcgaaggaaactgtctagacgctgaagacggatacacttattggcaaccacaaccaccctcaccatgcaaatttgatcagtacgatgtgctatatgaaggaattgctacaaagatccaggaaataaaaaccaacagagaatcagcacaaccagtttacgcactaacaacgcaagaagtaacatttgcactgactaaaaccggagaacagccactgtgtggatataccctactatccaccgaacaccccaaatag